A genomic region of bacterium contains the following coding sequences:
- a CDS encoding nuclear transport factor 2 family protein has translation MDMEERIQVLEDRERIKELMATYCFLVDDGKYAELVADHFTHDAHCDFQFRPEGLPPLVADLQEKAPPAFISNGREEVVNFFRNFVGLLLKDMSHTTHNHRIAVHGDRASGDCYFELTARDANTSVPTTGAGRYFDEFERVDGEWRFSQRKADIFYIAPLNPGW, from the coding sequence ATGGACATGGAAGAGCGGATTCAAGTTCTCGAAGATCGGGAGAGGATCAAGGAGTTGATGGCAACCTATTGCTTCCTGGTCGACGATGGCAAGTATGCTGAGCTCGTCGCGGACCATTTCACCCACGATGCCCATTGCGATTTTCAGTTTCGTCCCGAAGGGCTGCCTCCGCTCGTCGCGGACCTGCAGGAGAAAGCACCACCCGCGTTCATCTCGAACGGCCGGGAAGAGGTGGTGAATTTCTTCCGGAACTTCGTGGGGCTACTGCTCAAGGACATGAGCCACACTACGCACAATCATCGCATCGCCGTCCATGGAGACCGTGCATCGGGTGACTGCTATTTCGAACTGACCGCCCGCGATGCGAATACATCGGTTCCGACGACCGGGGCAGGCCGCTATTTCGATGAGTTCGAGCGGGTCGATGGCGAATGGCGATTCAGTCAGCGCAAGGCCGATATCTTCTACATCGCGCCACTGAATCCGGGTTGGTAA
- a CDS encoding VOC family protein, whose translation MAIAGMIHVNINCSDYDCSRAFYEVLGFKEALRVPETNPAKRAAAVGMTPSRVKGGLLELSGPEVKSGMIINLLEWIEPKDEAPPYDHLYHYGIARIALATTDLDADMARLKDAGAEFLSEPVSMPPESGMPSRFVCFKDPDGTVLELVEPGLGPNRSC comes from the coding sequence ATGGCGATAGCGGGAATGATCCACGTGAACATCAATTGCAGCGATTACGATTGCTCCAGGGCCTTCTACGAAGTGCTCGGCTTCAAGGAAGCCTTGCGAGTTCCCGAAACCAACCCCGCGAAACGGGCGGCCGCGGTGGGAATGACTCCATCCAGGGTCAAGGGTGGACTCCTCGAACTCTCTGGCCCAGAAGTGAAGTCAGGAATGATCATCAATCTGCTCGAGTGGATAGAGCCAAAGGACGAAGCTCCGCCCTACGACCATCTCTATCACTACGGAATCGCGCGCATCGCTCTAGCAACGACAGACCTGGATGCGGACATGGCAAGACTCAAAGACGCTGGTGCAGAATTTCTGTCGGAACCTGTCAGCATGCCGCCTGAATCGGGAATGCCCTCACGCTTCGTCTGCTTCAAAGATCCCGACGGCACCGTTCTGGAACTAGTCGAGCCCGGACTGGGGCCGAATCGCTCGTGCTGA